In one Lolium rigidum isolate FL_2022 chromosome 3, APGP_CSIRO_Lrig_0.1, whole genome shotgun sequence genomic region, the following are encoded:
- the LOC124703938 gene encoding oxalate oxidase 2, which translates to MAYFKTLAAGLFALLFLAPFILATDPDPLQDFCVADLDGKEVSVNGHPCKPMSEAGDDFLFSSKLAKAGNTSTPNGSAVTELDVAEWPGTNTLGVSMNRVDFAPGGTNPPHIHPRATEIGIVMKGELLVGIIGSLDSGNKLYSKVLRAGETFLIPRGLMHFQFNVGKTEASMVVSFNSQNPGIVFVPLTVFGSNPPIPTPVLTKALRVDAGVVELLKSKFSGGF; encoded by the coding sequence ATGGCGTACTTCAAAACCCTAGCGGCTGGCCTCTTCGCCTTGCTATTCCTTGCTCCATTTATCCTGGCCACCGATCCGGACCCACTTCAGGATTTTTGCGTGGCTGACCTTGATGGCAAGGAGGTGTCAGTGAACGGGCACCCATGCAAGCCCATGTCAGAGGCCGGCGAtgacttcctcttctcctccaagctcgctaaGGCCGGCAATACCTCTACCCCGAACGGCTCGGCCGTGACAGAGCTGGATGTGGCAGAGTGGCCCGGTACCAACACGCTAGGCGTGTCTATGAACCGCGTCGACTTCGCGCCTGGAGGCACCAACCCGCCGCACATCCACCCACGTGCCACTGAGATTGGCATCGTCATGAAAGGTGAGCTACTCGTTGGCATCATCGGCAGCCTCGACTCCGGGAACAAGCTCTACTCCAAGGTGTTGCGTGCTGGGGAGACGTTCCTCATCCCCCGTGGTCTCATGCACTTCCAGTTCAATGTTGGCAAGACCGAGGCTTCCATGGTCGTATCCTTCAATAGCCAGAACCCTGGCATCGTCTTTGTGCCACTCACCGTCTTTGGCTCCAACCCACCAATCCCCACGCCCGTACTCACCAAGGCGCTCCGTGTGGATGCCGGGGTCGTAGAACTTCTCAAGTCTAAGTTTTCCGGTGGGTTTTAA